AAAGGCGTATTGCGTTAGATAATCTTGAGTTTTCCCTCAGTGATTCCAGGATAGATAAATCCCTTATAGCGCGCCAGGTCTTTGAAAATCTAGGCAAGAATTTTGTAGAAGTAATATCACTTTCAAAATTCAATAAGGCCAATATAGACGCCTATATAAAGTGTAATGGTTTTGAATCTATCGAGAGACTTTTAAAGCAGGGCAAGGGCGGCATAGTATTATCAGCGCATTTTGGGAACTGGGAACTCATGGCGCACTATTTTGCGTTAAAGGGTTATAAGGTCAATGTTGTTGCGCGCCGCGTCAGGAATGAATTTTTCGAAAGATTTTTAGGTAAGGTCAGAAGGCAGCACGGCGTGAATGTTTTATATAGAGACGCGTCAGCAAAAGAAGTATTCGCTGTTTTAAAAAGAAATGAATTTATCGGCATGATGCCTGATCAGGACATGACAAATGTCTCAGGCGTGTTCGTGGATTTTTTTGACCGCAAGGCATATACGCCAAATGGCCCGGCAGTGCTTAATTTTTTAACAGGCACTCCAATAGTACCGTGTTTCATGGCGAGAAAAGGGTTTGGCCATGAGATTTTAGTTGGCCAGCCTATAGAATTACAAAAAACTGGTGATAAACAGAAAGATATTTTAGAAAATACACAGAGATACACAAGGGTGATAGAAGATCATGTTAGAAAATTTCCTTCACAATGGGTGTGGTTCCATGAGCGCTGGAAAACTAAAGAAAATAGTCATAGGTAGTGCGCTAGTTCTTGTTGCTGGCTTTTCTTTTGCGCAGGATGCTGACCAGGAAGTGGATGGGTTTTCGCTTGTGCAGTATGAGGATGGCGGAACGAAGCAGTGGAAGCTGAGCGGTAAATCAGCTGAGGTCAAGGACAATGAGATCAAGATAGATGAGGTCTCAGCCTTAAGCTATGGAAAAGAGGCAGCGCTTAAGTTAAAGGCAAAACAGGGAACATTTGATAGAGAAAAGAATCTAGTGACTCTGCAGGATGATGTCGTGGCCAAGAGTACAGATGGCACTACAATAACCTGTGACGGCCCACTGGAGATCAATTACAATAAGAACCGAGCTGCGTTTTTAAACAATGTAAAGGTAAAGGATTCTAAGGGTGATATTTTTGCGGATCGCATAGATGTGTATTTCAATGATGATACGCGCCGCGTGAGATGCGTAGTGGCAAGAGGTAACGTGCGGATAGTAAGCGGCGAGAACATTACTTATAGCGAGAAGGCAATATACTTAGTCAATCAGGGCCGCGTGATATTACCCAAGCGGTCAAAGCTGGTGATAAAAAGTGAAATCCCAAGATAGTAGCGAACATATACTGGAAATAAAAAACCTCACCAAGTCCTACGACGGCAAGCGTGTAGTGAACGGCGTGAATATAAAGATAAAAAGAGGTGAGGTCGTGGGGCTATTGGGCCCTAACGGCGCGGGAAAGACTACTACATTTTACATGGTGGTGGGCATGCTAAAGCCGGATCTAGGCGCGATAATATTTGATGGGAAAAATATCACGAAGCTGGCAATGTTTAAGCGCGCCAGAAGCGGCATTGGATATCTTTCGCAGGAGCCATCCATATTTAGAAAACTTAGCGTTGAAGAGAATATAATGGCAATACTGGAGACGCTGGATCTTCCGAGGACAGTTCGAAAAAAAAGACTCAAAGATCTTCTTGAGGAATTACATATTACTAACCTTGCAAAGAAAAAGGCGTATATGCTTTCAGGCGGTGAGAGACGCAGGCTCGAGATAACAAGGGCCTTGGTTACAAATCCATTGTTTATATTGCTGGATGAGCCGTTTAGCGGCATAGATCCGATCGCAGTGGCTGACGCGCAGGAGATCATCTCCGAACTAAGGGCAAAAGGGCTTGGCATTTTGCTGACAGATCACAATGTGCGAGAAACACTTGAAATAACAGACCGTTCGTATATAATGGCAGATGGACGTATTCTCATATCAGGGAATGCGGAAAAGTTAATCAACGACCCTAAAGCACGAGAAATATATTTGGGCGAAAAATTCAGGATGTGACATGAAATCTAATATTAAAAAACTCAAGAATTGCAAAAAGATAGTCGAGGTGAAACTCTCGGTTGAGAAGGTAAAAGACGAGCTCGAAAAAGTCTATAAGGGTATAGGTAAGGTCGCCAGTGTTCCTGGGTATAGAGTAGGAAAGGCGCCGCGGGATTTATTGGAACAGCATTATGCCAAGACCGCAAAAGAAGAGGCCCTGAAGAATCTTATCCCAGAGACCTATAGAAAGATTTTAGAAGAGCATAAGCTGGATCCCATAGGTTATCCTGAGGTAAGTGACGTAAAGATGGATTTAAAAGAAGGACTTTCTTATACAGCAAGTATTGAGACAAGGCCTGATTTTTCCTTGAGAAGCTATAAGGGCCTGAGATTGAAAAAGAAAAGCGTAGAGGTAAAAGAAGAAGACGTGCAGAAAAATCTAGAATCCTTGAGAGAGGCAAATGCTCAACAAGTGCCTAAGAAGGATGGCGAGGAAAAAGAAAAGGTAGTTCCGAAGCTGGATGATGAGTTTGCAAAGGATATGGGCTGCGAGAATCTGGAAAAATTAAAAGATGCCGTGCGGCAGTCTCTGAAGCAGAGGCTGGAACAGGATAGCGCGGCTGATCTAGAGGTGCAGATCATAAATCAGCTTGTTGAGGCTGTGAATTTCGAGGTGCCTGAGTCGCTGGTAAATGGCGAGAAGGAGAGACTCGTAAAAGATGCAAATTCCAGGATCGCGTACATGCAGGCTATTCAAAATAAACAAAATCCTGATAAGAAATTTACTTTGTCTGACAAGGATAAAAAGGAATTAGAGGAGAATGCAGGCAAACAGGCGCTGCGACAGGTAAAGGCATTTTTTATATTGGATAAGATCGCGCAGGCAGAGAAGATACAGCTGAAGCAGGAAGACATAGATAAGCGGATCGAGGAAATGGCTGTTCAGTACAAGAAATCAAAGGAAGAGGTTCGGAGTCATTTAGAAAAGAATCACATGCTGGACGAGATGGCAGTGAATATGCGTAACGCGAAGGTTATGGAGTCCTTGCTCAAGGAAGCGAAGGTATCTTAGAAAGAGACAAGAGACAAGGGGGTTTAGATGCTCCTTGTCCCATGTTCCTTGTCACTTGTCACTAAAAGTAAAAGGAGGTAGATATGTCAACATTAGTACCTATGGTAGTCGAGCAGTCGAGTCGAGGCGAGAGGGCGTATGATATCTATTCAAGGCTTTTAAAGGACAGGGTTATTTTTATAGGCGATGCGATAAATGATGTGATCGCGAATCTAGTGATAGCACAGTTACTTTTTCTCCAGCAGGAGGATGCTGACAGGGATATCAGCGTCTACATCAATAGCCCGGGCGGCGTCGTAACTGCAGGACTAGCTATCTATGACACGATGCAGTTCGTAAAGCCAGACATCTCCACGTATTGCATGGGCCAGGCAACCAGCATGGGCGCAGTGCTTCTCGCAGCAGGCACAAAAGATAAGCGCATAGCCTTGCCTAATTCTCGTGTGATGATACATCAGCCATGGGGCGGCGTGCAAGGCCAGGCATCAGACATAAACATACAGGCAAAGCAGATCCTTAATATGCGCGACAGGATCAACGATATACTCGCAAAGCACACAGGCCAGAAATTGGACAAGATCAAGAAAGATACAGATAGGGATTATTTCATGACTGCTGAAGAGGCACAGGAATACGGCATAGTCGACGAAGTAATCACCAGCGACAAGAAGCGCAAGAAAAAATAAATGGAGGTTACGTAAAGTTACGTAATGTTTCGTAAAGTTTCGTAAAGTTGCAAAAAGCCAATGTAACTTTACGCAACCTAGCGAAACTTAACGCAACCTCACGAAACCTTTAATTATGCATAAGGAGCAATAAACCATGAAGAACTACCTACTCACACCAGGGCCGACACCAGTGCCAGATGAGGTGCTTAGCGCAATGGCAAAACCTATAATACATCATCGCACTCCTCAGTTTCAGGCTATATTAAAGGAGACAGAGGAAGGCCTGCAGTATGTGTATGAGACAAAAGGCAAGGTGCTTATGTTTGCCTCGAGCGGCACAGGCGCAATGGAAGGCGCAGTAGCGAGTCTGCTTTCGCCAGGAGACAAGGCAATAGTTGTCAGAGGCGGAAAGTTCGGAGAGAGATGGGGCGAGCTGTGCGCTGCGTATGGCATAGAGTTTATTCCAATAGATGTTGAGTGGGGAAAAGCAGTTGATCCTCAGAAA
This region of Candidatus Gorgyraea atricola genomic DNA includes:
- a CDS encoding lysophospholipid acyltransferase family protein encodes the protein MAKRKPRQVVVYALFRVVSFFIYLLPLRSGLKLGQCIGKIAFLFLKKQRRIALDNLEFSLSDSRIDKSLIARQVFENLGKNFVEVISLSKFNKANIDAYIKCNGFESIERLLKQGKGGIVLSAHFGNWELMAHYFALKGYKVNVVARRVRNEFFERFLGKVRRQHGVNVLYRDASAKEVFAVLKRNEFIGMMPDQDMTNVSGVFVDFFDRKAYTPNGPAVLNFLTGTPIVPCFMARKGFGHEILVGQPIELQKTGDKQKDILENTQRYTRVIEDHVRKFPSQWVWFHERWKTKENSHR
- the lptC gene encoding LPS export ABC transporter periplasmic protein LptC, encoding MSAGKLKKIVIGSALVLVAGFSFAQDADQEVDGFSLVQYEDGGTKQWKLSGKSAEVKDNEIKIDEVSALSYGKEAALKLKAKQGTFDREKNLVTLQDDVVAKSTDGTTITCDGPLEINYNKNRAAFLNNVKVKDSKGDIFADRIDVYFNDDTRRVRCVVARGNVRIVSGENITYSEKAIYLVNQGRVILPKRSKLVIKSEIPR
- the lptB gene encoding LPS export ABC transporter ATP-binding protein: MKSQDSSEHILEIKNLTKSYDGKRVVNGVNIKIKRGEVVGLLGPNGAGKTTTFYMVVGMLKPDLGAIIFDGKNITKLAMFKRARSGIGYLSQEPSIFRKLSVEENIMAILETLDLPRTVRKKRLKDLLEELHITNLAKKKAYMLSGGERRRLEITRALVTNPLFILLDEPFSGIDPIAVADAQEIISELRAKGLGILLTDHNVRETLEITDRSYIMADGRILISGNAEKLINDPKAREIYLGEKFRM
- a CDS encoding trigger factor; translation: MKSNIKKLKNCKKIVEVKLSVEKVKDELEKVYKGIGKVASVPGYRVGKAPRDLLEQHYAKTAKEEALKNLIPETYRKILEEHKLDPIGYPEVSDVKMDLKEGLSYTASIETRPDFSLRSYKGLRLKKKSVEVKEEDVQKNLESLREANAQQVPKKDGEEKEKVVPKLDDEFAKDMGCENLEKLKDAVRQSLKQRLEQDSAADLEVQIINQLVEAVNFEVPESLVNGEKERLVKDANSRIAYMQAIQNKQNPDKKFTLSDKDKKELEENAGKQALRQVKAFFILDKIAQAEKIQLKQEDIDKRIEEMAVQYKKSKEEVRSHLEKNHMLDEMAVNMRNAKVMESLLKEAKVS
- the clpP gene encoding ATP-dependent Clp endopeptidase proteolytic subunit ClpP, which gives rise to MSTLVPMVVEQSSRGERAYDIYSRLLKDRVIFIGDAINDVIANLVIAQLLFLQQEDADRDISVYINSPGGVVTAGLAIYDTMQFVKPDISTYCMGQATSMGAVLLAAGTKDKRIALPNSRVMIHQPWGGVQGQASDINIQAKQILNMRDRINDILAKHTGQKLDKIKKDTDRDYFMTAEEAQEYGIVDEVITSDKKRKKK